The Bacteroidota bacterium genome window below encodes:
- the yajC gene encoding preprotein translocase subunit YajC — MNTLNSILLQSQQGGGAMQLVFLVAIIVVFYFFMIRPQMKKQKQEKEFRESIQKGAKIVTIGGIHGRILEVNETTFMVEIDTNVKVRLEKSAISADATRTLNPAVTTPAKS; from the coding sequence ATGAATACATTAAATTCAATTTTATTACAATCACAACAAGGTGGTGGTGCAATGCAACTGGTTTTTTTAGTTGCCATCATAGTAGTATTCTACTTTTTCATGATCCGCCCACAGATGAAAAAACAAAAGCAGGAAAAAGAATTTCGTGAATCCATCCAGAAAGGTGCGAAGATCGTTACCATCGGTGGAATTCATGGTCGGATTCTGGAGGTGAATGAAACAACTTTCATGGTTGAAATTGATACCAATGTGAAAGTACGTCTGGAGAAATCTGCAATTTCTGCCGATGCCACACGCACACTTAATCCGGCTGTAACTACACCTGCCAAGTCATAA
- a CDS encoding DUF1573 domain-containing protein: MKSVDPKDNVPVYEFVSEEHDFGEIIQGESVSFAFKFKNTGKGDLVIRSANGSCGCTVPEFPKDPVKPGESGIINVTFNSEGREGLQTKTVTLIANTIPNTHVLTIKGNVVKQ; the protein is encoded by the coding sequence ATCAAAAGTGTAGATCCAAAAGACAATGTTCCGGTATATGAGTTTGTATCGGAAGAACATGATTTTGGTGAGATCATTCAGGGCGAAAGTGTATCATTTGCTTTTAAATTTAAGAACACTGGTAAAGGTGATCTTGTGATCCGTTCAGCCAACGGAAGTTGTGGATGTACAGTGCCTGAGTTTCCAAAAGATCCTGTTAAGCCGGGTGAATCAGGAATCATCAATGTAACATTCAACAGCGAAGGCAGAGAAGGGTTGCAGACAAAAACAGTAACGTTAATAGCCAATACAATTCCAAATACACATGTCCTTACAATAAAAGGAAATGTTGTTAAACAATAA
- the nusB gene encoding transcription antitermination factor NusB → MLSRRQLRIKVLQALYAFFQAEKNDLAIAEREMIRSVDKVYELYIYLLLFVKELADSDQNDADDLHTKFFPNKTELAAKHRMFNLRFILEMEKDPEFIRQLNRTKMSWQKEQDLIRKIFLEIKKSDEYRSFLENDDASERDFLTTVFKKFIEKSEAIQHHIEEENIFWNEDFDFIMHIIGRTMKNFYDTDKFELLPLYKDEEDDKEFARKLFNQTILNNKEFEEAISERTKNWEVDRIALMDILILKMALTELVTFPNIPVKVTINEFIDISKDFSTPKSKQFVNGVLDKLAIDYKEQGKINKTGRGLLG, encoded by the coding sequence ATGCTCAGCCGCCGCCAACTCCGAATAAAAGTCCTCCAAGCCCTTTACGCTTTTTTTCAGGCGGAGAAGAATGATCTTGCTATTGCGGAGCGCGAAATGATAAGGAGTGTAGATAAGGTTTACGAATTATATATCTACCTATTGCTTTTTGTAAAAGAACTGGCAGATTCAGATCAGAACGACGCTGATGATCTGCATACAAAATTTTTTCCCAATAAGACCGAACTTGCTGCAAAGCACAGAATGTTCAATCTGCGTTTCATTCTTGAAATGGAGAAAGATCCGGAATTTATCCGTCAGCTGAATCGTACTAAGATGAGCTGGCAGAAAGAACAGGATCTGATCAGAAAGATCTTTCTGGAAATAAAGAAATCGGATGAGTATAGAAGTTTTCTTGAAAATGATGACGCATCGGAAAGAGATTTCCTGACAACAGTTTTCAAAAAGTTCATTGAAAAGTCTGAAGCAATTCAGCATCACATTGAAGAAGAGAATATTTTCTGGAATGAAGATTTCGATTTTATCATGCACATAATCGGTCGTACGATGAAGAATTTTTACGACACAGATAAATTTGAATTGTTGCCTTTATATAAAGATGAAGAAGACGATAAGGAATTCGCAAGAAAACTTTTCAATCAGACGATCCTGAACAATAAAGAGTTTGAAGAAGCGATCAGCGAACGTACAAAGAACTGGGAAGTGGACAGAATTGCATTGATGGATATTCTGATTCTTAAAATGGCCTTAACAGAACTGGTAACATTCCCGAATATTCCGGTAAAAGTTACGATCAATGAATTCATAGATATTTCAAAAGATTTCAGTACCCCTAAGAGCAAGCAATTTGTAAACGGTGTTTTGGATAAACTTGCAATCGATTACAAGGAGCAAGGTAAGATCAATAAAACCGGTCGGGGATTATTAGGTTAA
- a CDS encoding Glu/Leu/Phe/Val dehydrogenase, which produces MIEVKDVKEVANATGFVFGNPSFSDHEQIVFCHDKGTGLKAIIAIHNTTLGPALGGTRMWNYKTEAEALNDVLRLSRGMTYKAAISGLKLGGGKAVIIGDSKTDKTPEMFIKFGQFIESLNGKYITAEDVGTSTGDMVNVSKSTKHVTGLPETMGGGGDPSPVTAYGVFMGMKASAKQKWGTDSLSGKKIAIQGIGHVGENLVRLVSEEGAKVFITDINQDTLKTISAKYNAEVVSLDGIYDVDMDIYAPCALGATLNTENIARLKCGVVSGAANNQLADEFVHGPMLESKGILYAPDFLINAGGLINVYSELHGYDRKVAIQHTEAIYETTLEVFRKATTEKISTIEAAKKIAEERIAGSRQ; this is translated from the coding sequence ATGATTGAAGTAAAAGATGTGAAAGAGGTCGCAAATGCAACCGGCTTTGTATTTGGCAACCCTTCTTTTTCAGACCACGAACAGATCGTTTTTTGTCACGATAAAGGTACCGGTTTAAAGGCAATAATTGCAATTCATAATACAACTTTAGGTCCGGCATTAGGCGGGACGAGAATGTGGAATTATAAAACAGAAGCAGAAGCATTGAATGATGTACTTCGTTTATCGCGCGGTATGACTTATAAAGCAGCTATTTCAGGATTGAAATTGGGCGGTGGAAAGGCAGTGATCATTGGTGATTCAAAAACTGATAAGACTCCTGAGATGTTCATTAAATTCGGACAATTCATTGAGTCGTTGAATGGAAAATATATTACGGCTGAAGATGTTGGAACATCAACAGGCGACATGGTAAATGTTTCTAAATCTACTAAACACGTTACAGGTTTACCTGAAACAATGGGTGGTGGTGGAGATCCTTCTCCGGTTACTGCTTATGGTGTTTTTATGGGAATGAAAGCTTCTGCGAAACAGAAGTGGGGAACTGATTCATTAAGTGGAAAGAAAATTGCCATTCAGGGAATCGGACATGTTGGAGAAAATCTGGTACGACTTGTTTCTGAAGAAGGAGCAAAAGTATTTATAACGGACATCAATCAGGATACACTTAAAACGATCTCTGCTAAATACAATGCAGAAGTAGTTTCTTTAGACGGAATTTATGATGTTGATATGGACATTTACGCTCCATGCGCTTTAGGTGCAACATTGAATACAGAGAATATCGCCCGATTGAAATGTGGTGTTGTATCAGGAGCTGCAAACAATCAGCTTGCTGATGAATTTGTTCACGGACCAATGCTTGAAAGCAAAGGGATTCTTTATGCTCCCGATTTCTTAATCAATGCCGGTGGTTTAATAAATGTTTATTCTGAATTGCACGGCTACGATAGAAAAGTTGCTATTCAGCATACAGAAGCTATTTATGAAACGACGTTAGAAGTTTTCAGAAAAGCAACGACGGAAAAAATTTCTACGATCGAAGCAGCGAAGAAAATTGCAGAAGAACGCATTGCCGGTTCCCGGCAGTAA
- a CDS encoding ABC transporter ATP-binding protein, whose amino-acid sequence MKALKHLNKYFLKYKRHLILGLFFVIGQTVLAIYSVQILGHSLDSVITMMKDLESGVANYGQSEIRKKVFTFLVLIISVALARGLVMFMMRQTIIVMSRLVEYDLKNEIYNQYQRLSLAFYRRNNTGDLMNRISEDVGRVRMYVGPAIMYTSTLAGLLVGVTFIMFTINTKMAFYVLAPLPLLSISIYYVSDLMNKKSEEVQRQQSRLSTFVQETFSGIRILKSFVKENSVSDEFSKESELYLKKNMSLVKVNAFFFPLMLLLVGISTLLVVYIGGQEVIAGRATFGNIAQFIIYVNMLTWPVAMLGWVTSIIQRAAASQERINEFLHLEPEIISGNNEPIEISGKIEFRNVSFVYPDSGIKALEDVSFTVTPGKSLAILGKTGSGKSTIANLLLRMYDTTSGNILVDDTDIKNVSLTSLRKQTGYVPQDVFLFSDSIGNNIAFGLTDQVDSKAKTELIYTAAKQAVIYDNIDEFPKKFETMIGERGITLSGGQKQRLSIARAIIKQPKILIFDDSLSAVDTGTERKILDNLELIMKGKTSLIISHRISSVKHADEIIFLDGGRIIERGNHNSLMEKGGEYAELFDKQMLEEEEV is encoded by the coding sequence ATGAAAGCATTAAAACACTTAAACAAGTACTTTTTAAAATATAAAAGGCATCTCATTCTGGGACTGTTCTTTGTCATCGGACAAACTGTCCTGGCCATCTATTCCGTCCAGATCCTGGGCCATTCGCTGGATTCCGTCATCACCATGATGAAAGACCTCGAATCCGGGGTTGCAAATTATGGACAAAGCGAGATCAGAAAGAAAGTTTTTACTTTTCTAGTTTTGATCATTTCCGTAGCACTTGCAAGAGGTCTTGTCATGTTCATGATGCGACAAACGATCATCGTTATGTCGAGGTTAGTTGAATACGATTTGAAAAATGAGATCTACAATCAATACCAACGACTCTCTTTAGCATTCTACAGAAGAAATAATACCGGTGACCTTATGAACCGCATCAGCGAAGACGTTGGTCGTGTGAGAATGTATGTCGGTCCGGCGATAATGTATACAAGTACGCTTGCAGGATTATTAGTCGGAGTTACATTCATCATGTTTACCATTAATACAAAGATGGCATTCTATGTATTGGCTCCTCTACCCTTACTCTCAATTTCTATTTACTACGTAAGTGACCTGATGAATAAAAAAAGCGAAGAAGTGCAACGGCAGCAAAGTCGGTTAAGCACATTCGTTCAGGAAACGTTTTCAGGCATTCGCATTCTAAAATCTTTTGTCAAAGAAAATTCTGTCTCCGATGAATTCTCAAAAGAAAGCGAATTGTATCTGAAGAAAAACATGAGTCTGGTGAAAGTAAATGCATTCTTTTTTCCATTGATGTTGTTGCTTGTCGGTATCAGTACATTGCTTGTTGTTTATATCGGCGGACAGGAAGTCATTGCCGGAAGAGCAACTTTTGGGAACATTGCGCAATTTATCATATATGTAAACATGCTGACATGGCCGGTTGCAATGCTCGGTTGGGTTACCTCCATCATTCAGCGAGCTGCAGCATCTCAGGAACGCATCAATGAATTTTTACATCTGGAACCCGAGATCATATCAGGCAATAATGAACCGATAGAAATTTCAGGCAAGATCGAATTCCGGAATGTAAGTTTTGTTTATCCTGATTCCGGAATCAAAGCTTTAGAAGATGTATCCTTCACCGTTACTCCGGGAAAATCACTTGCCATTTTAGGAAAGACAGGCAGCGGTAAATCTACAATTGCTAACTTGTTGCTACGAATGTATGATACAACAAGTGGAAACATTCTGGTCGACGACACCGACATCAAAAACGTTTCTCTTACCTCACTCCGCAAGCAAACAGGATATGTCCCGCAGGATGTATTTCTGTTCAGCGATTCAATTGGCAACAACATTGCCTTCGGCTTAACCGATCAGGTTGACTCAAAAGCAAAAACAGAGCTCATCTATACAGCAGCTAAACAAGCCGTGATCTACGACAACATAGACGAATTCCCGAAAAAATTTGAAACAATGATCGGCGAAAGAGGTATCACTTTATCCGGCGGACAAAAACAAAGACTTTCCATTGCCCGTGCAATCATCAAGCAACCGAAGATCCTTATCTTCGATGATTCATTGAGTGCTGTCGATACAGGAACAGAAAGAAAGATCTTAGACAATCTCGAATTGATCATGAAAGGTAAAACGTCTTTGATCATTTCGCATCGCATATCTAGTGTGAAGCATGCGGATGAGATTATTTTTTTGGATGGGGGGAGAATAATTGAACGAGGGAATCACAACTCTCTTATGGAAAAGGGTGGTGAGTATGCTGAGTTGTTTGATAAGCAGATGTTGGAAGAGGAAGAGGTTTAG
- a CDS encoding replicative DNA helicase: protein MNTFQAQQFGKLPPQALDLEEACLGALMLEKDALTKVIDILHPDSFYKDSHRLIFQAIRRLFERSEPIDILTVTNELKKSGELDIVGGPYAITQLTNRVASAANIEYHSRIILQKHIQRELIRISAETIKDAYEDTSDVFMLLDKAEKNLFEVAQGNIRRNYQEMSTMVSEAYKQIEAARLHGTGVTGVQSGFTDLDRITSGWQKSDLIIIAARPGMGKTAFVLSLARNAAIGFNRPIAVFSLEMSSVQLVQRMISSETGIPSDKLRKGTLDNTEWQKLVSRRLKAMYNIEMIVVDYLQLMRSDVDAKSGNREQEISTISRSLKALAKELNVPVIALSQLSRAVESRGGSKRPQLSDLRESGAIEQDADMVTFIYRPEYYGIEFDEDNNPTKGTAEIIIAKHRNGALDTVRLKFINHLAKFTDLDASEADLDAPSGSVTTFPNNRMIVGSRMNDMNEDTPF from the coding sequence ATGAATACTTTTCAGGCTCAGCAATTCGGCAAACTTCCCCCGCAAGCATTAGACCTTGAGGAAGCTTGTCTGGGTGCTTTGATGCTGGAGAAAGATGCGCTTACGAAAGTGATCGACATTCTTCACCCTGATTCGTTTTATAAAGATTCACATCGTCTCATTTTTCAGGCTATCAGAAGATTGTTTGAGCGATCAGAGCCTATAGATATTTTAACGGTTACAAATGAATTAAAGAAAAGCGGCGAGTTGGATATTGTTGGTGGTCCGTATGCGATCACACAATTGACAAATCGTGTTGCTTCCGCTGCAAACATTGAATATCACTCCAGGATCATTTTACAGAAACACATTCAACGCGAGTTGATCCGTATTTCTGCTGAAACGATCAAAGATGCGTATGAAGATACGTCCGATGTATTCATGCTTTTAGATAAAGCAGAAAAAAATCTCTTCGAAGTTGCTCAGGGAAATATCCGCAGAAATTATCAGGAGATGAGTACGATGGTCAGTGAAGCGTATAAGCAAATTGAGGCTGCACGTTTACATGGTACCGGTGTAACAGGAGTACAAAGCGGATTCACCGATCTTGATCGGATCACATCCGGCTGGCAGAAATCAGATCTTATCATCATTGCGGCTCGTCCGGGTATGGGTAAGACTGCCTTCGTATTATCGCTTGCAAGAAATGCTGCTATAGGTTTTAACAGACCGATTGCAGTGTTCTCATTGGAGATGTCGTCTGTACAATTGGTACAACGTATGATCTCTTCAGAGACAGGAATTCCATCCGACAAACTTCGTAAAGGAACACTTGACAATACAGAGTGGCAGAAACTGGTTTCTCGTCGTCTGAAAGCGATGTACAACATAGAAATGATCGTTGTCGATTATTTACAGTTGATGCGTTCAGATGTTGATGCGAAAAGTGGTAATCGTGAGCAGGAGATCAGTACGATCTCGCGTTCACTGAAAGCATTGGCAAAAGAATTGAATGTTCCTGTGATTGCATTATCGCAGTTAAGTCGTGCAGTAGAATCGCGCGGTGGTTCAAAACGTCCGCAGCTAAGTGACTTACGTGAATCAGGAGCGATCGAGCAGGATGCAGATATGGTTACATTCATCTACCGTCCCGAATACTACGGAATCGAATTCGATGAAGATAACAATCCGACAAAAGGCACAGCAGAGATCATCATTGCCAAGCACAGAAATGGTGCCTTGGATACAGTGCGTTTAAAGTTCATCAACCACCTTGCAAAATTCACTGACCTTGACGCCAGCGAAGCAGACCTTGACGCACCATCTGGCAGCGTAACTACATTCCCGAATAACAGGATGATAGTAGGGTCGAGGATGAATGATATGAATGAGGATACGCCGTTTTAG
- a CDS encoding acetyl-CoA carboxylase carboxyltransferase subunit alpha, with product MNFLDFEKPIADLLEQIEKQKTIGEKSKVDVSVAVRQLELKLAETRKNLYSDLTPWQRVQLSRHPDRPYTLSYIDAITDKNFVELFGDRTVKDDKAIVGGLGSVDGQTIMFIGQQKGTTTKQRQYRNFGMANPEGYRKALRLMKMAEKFNKPVVTLIDTPGAFPGLEAEERGQGEAIARNLFEMAKLKVPIICIIIGEGASGGALGIGIGDKVLMLENTWYSVISPESCSSILWRSWDYKEKAAEVLKLTADDMLKQKLIDGIIKEPIGGAHTQPEQMFKIVKNEILKHLKELRKDTPTELVNKRIDKFSSMGVVNE from the coding sequence ATGAATTTTCTTGACTTCGAAAAACCGATTGCAGACTTATTGGAGCAGATTGAAAAGCAGAAAACGATCGGAGAAAAAAGTAAAGTTGATGTGAGTGTGGCCGTTCGTCAGTTGGAATTAAAACTTGCTGAAACTCGGAAAAACCTCTACTCAGACTTAACTCCTTGGCAAAGGGTTCAGCTTTCACGTCATCCTGATCGTCCCTATACTCTATCTTATATTGATGCCATCACTGATAAAAACTTTGTCGAGCTCTTTGGAGATCGCACTGTAAAAGATGATAAGGCAATTGTCGGCGGACTCGGTTCTGTTGACGGGCAAACGATCATGTTTATCGGACAGCAGAAAGGAACGACAACAAAGCAGCGCCAATACAGAAATTTTGGAATGGCTAACCCTGAAGGTTATCGCAAGGCACTTCGCTTGATGAAAATGGCAGAGAAGTTTAACAAACCTGTCGTTACATTGATCGATACTCCGGGAGCGTTTCCAGGTCTTGAAGCTGAAGAGCGCGGACAAGGTGAAGCGATTGCAAGGAACTTGTTTGAAATGGCAAAACTGAAAGTTCCTATCATCTGCATTATCATTGGTGAAGGTGCATCCGGTGGAGCTTTAGGAATTGGAATCGGTGACAAAGTTTTGATGCTTGAAAATACCTGGTATTCTGTGATCTCTCCTGAATCGTGTTCTTCAATTTTATGGAGAAGCTGGGACTATAAAGAAAAAGCTGCAGAAGTTTTGAAACTTACAGCAGACGATATGCTCAAGCAAAAGCTGATCGATGGAATTATCAAAGAACCAATCGGTGGCGCTCACACTCAACCTGAGCAAATGTTCAAGATCGTCAAGAATGAGATCCTGAAACATCTCAAAGAATTAAGAAAAGATACTCCAACCGAATTAGTCAATAAACGAATTGACAAATTCAGTTCAATGGGTGTTGTCAACGAATAA
- a CDS encoding nucleoside deaminase — protein MNEAIRLSFETMRNNTGGPFGAVVVKDGKVIARGYNKVISSNDPTAHAEVVAIREACKALNTFQLDGCEIYTSCEPCPMCMSAIYWARPSKVYYANSKTDAANIGFDDNFIYEELALPYEKRKIPLIRMMDKEALEAFKEWTSKNDKTLY, from the coding sequence ATGAATGAGGCCATTCGCCTTTCATTCGAAACCATGCGCAACAATACCGGCGGTCCCTTTGGAGCTGTCGTTGTAAAAGATGGCAAAGTCATCGCCCGTGGCTACAATAAAGTAATTTCATCAAACGACCCGACAGCACATGCTGAAGTAGTTGCTATACGTGAAGCATGTAAAGCATTGAATACGTTTCAACTTGATGGCTGCGAGATCTACACCAGTTGCGAACCTTGTCCTATGTGTATGAGTGCGATCTACTGGGCACGTCCTTCAAAAGTATATTATGCAAATTCTAAAACAGATGCAGCAAACATCGGCTTTGACGATAATTTTATCTATGAAGAACTGGCATTGCCGTATGAGAAAAGAAAAATTCCACTCATTCGAATGATGGACAAAGAAGCGCTTGAAGCTTTTAAAGAATGGACGAGCAAGAACGATAAAACTCTCTACTGA
- a CDS encoding 4-(cytidine 5'-diphospho)-2-C-methyl-D-erythritol kinase gives MISFPNCKINIGLHITEKRADGFHNLESIMTPVFWNDILEIVKSEDANSEVEFKSTGIRIFGNKENNLCSKAYQLLAKDFSLPPVKIHLHKIIPIGAGLGGGSSDAAFTLSILNSLFKLNISDEQLENYASQLGSDCPFFLRNKTLFAYEKGDKFENVKTSGKEYTVVLIKPKVHVNTTEAYSWIKPVKRKSSLKDLIHQPIETWKETIFNDFENPVFEKYPAIKNIKARLYKLGALYASMSGSGSTVFGIFNDEKHLDTYFRSCTIYQGKITI, from the coding sequence GTGATTTCTTTTCCAAATTGTAAGATCAACATCGGTTTGCACATCACTGAAAAGCGTGCAGATGGATTTCACAATCTGGAGTCAATCATGACGCCTGTTTTCTGGAATGATATTCTTGAAATTGTAAAAAGTGAAGATGCAAATTCTGAAGTCGAATTCAAATCAACAGGCATCAGGATCTTTGGAAATAAAGAAAACAATTTGTGTTCCAAAGCTTACCAGCTTTTAGCAAAAGATTTTTCGTTGCCACCTGTCAAAATACATTTGCATAAGATCATTCCTATCGGTGCCGGACTGGGCGGTGGTTCATCTGATGCAGCATTTACTCTATCAATCCTTAATTCTCTTTTCAAATTAAATATCAGTGATGAGCAGTTGGAAAATTACGCTTCTCAGCTGGGAAGTGATTGCCCATTCTTTCTGCGAAACAAAACACTTTTTGCCTATGAAAAAGGTGACAAATTTGAAAATGTAAAAACATCCGGCAAAGAATACACTGTTGTTCTGATCAAACCAAAGGTTCATGTCAATACAACTGAAGCCTATTCGTGGATTAAGCCTGTCAAAAGAAAATCTTCGTTGAAAGATCTTATCCACCAACCCATCGAAACCTGGAAAGAAACAATTTTCAACGATTTCGAAAATCCTGTCTTCGAAAAATATCCCGCAATAAAAAACATCAAAGCCCGTCTCTACAAACTCGGAGCTCTTTATGCAAGTATGAGCGGCAGCGGCTCAACCGTATTCGGAATCTTCAACGACGAGAAACATCTGGATACTTATTTCAGGTCGTGTACGATATATCAGGGGAAAATTACAATCTAA
- a CDS encoding sigma 54-interacting transcriptional regulator, with protein MEKYLKIKTLGQLKASGYVSKPIKEELRANLIVKLAKKEKIFDSIKAFDETVIPDIERAILSRHNILLLGLRGQAKTRIARLMTNLLDEYIPYIKGTELNDDPMNPLSRQAIDILEKHGDDTEIEWMHRSDRYTEKLATPDVSVADLIGDVDPIKAAAMKLPYSDERVIHFGLIPRAHRGIFVINELPDLQARIQVSLFNILQEGDIQIRGFKLRLPLDIQFVFTANPEDYTNRGSIVTPLKDRIESQILTHYPKDIVTSKEITLQEAQLSDSQKKNVTGHELIENLLEQIAFEARSNEFVDPKSGVSARLTISAYETIFSAAERRMIINGESKTHIRISDFWGIIPSITGKIELVYEGEQEGAMIVAQNLISKSIRFQFKNYFPDPEKLKRKKEANPYLEIIEWFSNGNEIDILNDASEKDYTKALNDVPGLADLVKKYFPKSNPQDKLMLMEFLLHGLSEFSLLSKNSLTSGLRFKDLFSSVFNQGEEN; from the coding sequence ATGGAAAAATATTTGAAAATAAAAACACTTGGTCAGTTGAAGGCTTCAGGTTATGTAAGTAAGCCGATCAAAGAAGAGTTGCGTGCCAATCTGATCGTGAAATTAGCGAAGAAGGAGAAGATCTTTGATTCGATTAAAGCATTTGATGAAACAGTAATTCCTGATATTGAAAGAGCGATTCTTTCCAGACACAATATTTTGTTGCTTGGACTTCGTGGACAGGCGAAAACAAGAATTGCCAGACTGATGACAAATTTGCTGGATGAATATATTCCTTATATCAAAGGAACAGAGTTGAATGATGACCCGATGAATCCATTATCAAGACAAGCGATTGATATACTCGAAAAGCATGGCGACGATACAGAGATTGAATGGATGCACAGAAGTGATCGTTATACTGAAAAGCTTGCAACGCCTGATGTTTCTGTTGCCGATCTGATTGGTGATGTTGATCCGATCAAAGCTGCAGCAATGAAGTTGCCTTATTCTGATGAACGCGTGATTCATTTTGGCTTGATTCCAAGAGCGCACAGAGGAATATTTGTAATTAACGAATTACCGGATCTGCAAGCAAGAATTCAGGTATCGCTCTTTAATATTTTACAAGAAGGCGATATCCAGATTCGTGGTTTTAAATTAAGATTGCCGTTGGATATTCAGTTTGTATTCACGGCAAATCCGGAAGACTATACAAATCGTGGTTCGATCGTAACACCATTGAAAGACAGAATTGAAAGTCAGATCCTGACACATTATCCGAAAGATATTGTTACTTCGAAGGAAATCACATTGCAGGAAGCACAATTGAGTGATTCGCAGAAGAAAAATGTGACCGGACATGAGTTGATTGAAAATTTACTGGAGCAGATTGCCTTTGAAGCACGGAGTAATGAGTTCGTTGATCCGAAGAGTGGAGTATCTGCGCGTTTAACTATATCAGCATACGAAACAATTTTTTCTGCAGCAGAAAGACGTATGATCATCAATGGTGAATCGAAAACTCATATCCGTATTTCAGATTTCTGGGGAATTATTCCTTCGATCACTGGAAAGATTGAATTGGTATACGAAGGTGAGCAGGAGGGAGCGATGATCGTTGCGCAGAATCTTATCAGTAAATCGATTCGTTTTCAGTTCAAGAATTATTTCCCTGATCCCGAAAAACTGAAACGTAAAAAAGAAGCGAATCCATATCTGGAGATCATAGAATGGTTCAGTAATGGAAATGAAATTGATATTCTTAATGACGCTTCAGAAAAAGATTATACAAAAGCGTTGAATGATGTCCCCGGACTTGCCGATCTTGTAAAAAAATATTTCCCAAAATCGAATCCGCAGGATAAATTGATGCTAATGGAATTTCTTCTGCATGGTTTGTCTGAGTTTTCATTACTGAGTAAAAACAGTTTGACTTCAGGGTTGAGGTTTAAGGATCTGTTTAGTTCGGTGTTTAATCAAGGGGAGGAAAATTAA